The sequence below is a genomic window from Synechococcus sp. PCC 7335.
GAGCTTCTTCACGACCCTGACAACGTTGGGAACGCCTCAAGACATTACGCTTCAAGAGCTACGTTTAGAATGTCTCTTTCCAACAGATAGGGCAACTGAGGAAGTCTATCGAACACTCTTCGAGTGTGGGTAGTTCAACCTATCGTTTTCAACAGCGGCGGCCCTTGTACATTGAACGAACAGATGCCGATGGGCAAACTTAGAATAGTACACCCGAACCTATCAAAACCTTTCCTTTTCGAGCTAGTTATCACGTACTAATAAAGAAGCCAAAACTAGTTCCAAACCCTTCCAAACCCTAGAGAGAAATATATTGAAGAAGCCTTATTTTCTCTTACTTAGATAACATCTGGGATTGGCAGAGTACCGGTAGCCTGCTGACTGAGTGCCATTGATAGGCTGATTAAGCCGTTCATCTCAGGTAAGACTAAACGCTGTCATATCTCTATTAGCGAAGTTGTTAGTGTGTCTGGGTTTTTGGAGTTGTTTTCTACTGCTCTCGTTTAAGGGCGTCAGCTTCGACTGCGCCAGCTCAGTCTGAGATTAAGCCAGAAGTTCCAAAGGGTGACTAGGGTGATCGCGATCACTTTTGCCACATACTCATCCGCCGCGCTTGCCCATTTCCCCACAGCCACCTGACTCACTAGTGCCGGAATCTGTTGCGCAAACGGTAGGAGCAAAAATCCCTCAATCAAGAGATATTGCAGTACGGCGCCGATTAAACAGACAGAATGAAACTTCAAGAATCGTTGAAGCCTAGCTGGCCAACCCTTTTGCTGCTGAGCGATATCGGCGAACGTCCAGGCATCGTTCCAGAAAAAGTTGTTGATGATAGCGGCTTCGATAGAGAGAAGGATGCTAAGCGATCGGGTCATCCCAATTTCAGTTCGCAGTAGATAGAACACGATTAAATCGACAAAAACACCGCTGAAACCAACAATCCCAAATTGTAGAAGTCGGCCAAGTGGAAATTGCTGTAATTTTTGCAAGTAGCGCATTCTTGTGCTCGTAAACTCCTAGCTCAACTATCGGTAACGTTTGTGAAATAGCCTTGGTAGTTTTAGAGAAGCCAGGATAAATCGGCACCACGCTATTAGCCTGTCTGAAATCGCCTGGCGCTCACCTGAATATACATATAGTAATCGTCTGTTGCGCTATACGTTATTCACGTCACCGTACGAATGTTAAATATGTTCGATATTAGTCGAGTGGTGTACACAACGTCCTTTAAAGTCGCCACAAGCACTTTAGAGTTTCAACCGACTCACGTTGTCTCTGTTCAATTGTTTCTGGCGTCCAAGTGGTTTTCTGTAAAACTTGGGTAGTTAAAACAAAGGAGTTAGCACCACCTGCACTGCTAGAAAAATATCTTTCTTTTTTTTGGTCAAAATCATCATTCTGCGCTTGTGCATTTTTTCTGCGAGAAAGCAAAGTCAGATTGCCAATTTTATGTACATACTGTTCGCGCTCTTCCCCTTCAAACCACTCCATCCATTGACTGTTTTCCTTAGGATTTTGAGGGAGGACATGCTCTATGGTGATAATAGGGTATTGATAGGTTGCCGTACCCGCTGCTAATGCGGAATCAAGACGCAGCAAAACATACTTTCTGATGCGAGTCATCAAGTACAAATCGCCGTTCAAAGTGTCTGCTATTTCCGTCATTTCTGCTGAAGTTAACTGTAGCGGTGAGTCATCTTCATAGAGATCGCTATCGTTCTCAATACTAGTCAGCAGCTCTGCATAGCGATTTATCCGAGTGTTGATGTTTGCTCTCAAGATCATAAGTCCTGCTGCTAGCCTTTCGAGATCAACAAAAAATCTCTCTAATCGCTCAGGAGAATGGCTTTTGTATCTTGAGATGTACAAAATTCCTGGAGGAATCCAGTCAAAATTATCTATCATGTTTAGCCATCGCAAGCAAGCATCAACCGCTTCAGTTTCCTGCCCACCTTGGTAGTTCGCTTTTTTAATAGTTTCTAGTGCGTCTGAGTACGGTTTCAGAATGTCATCAATGAATCGTTCGGGTGGCTTAATATTTGGCAGTATATACTTTCGAAATTCGTTGAGAGCTGTTTCGCGAAGCTTTGCCTTCCTGTGAATCATTCGAATATGCGAGAACATCTCTTGAAATGCCTCTCGTCCTAAGTCTTCTTCTTCACTGTCCCAAATCCGCGTATATCTCTCTTGTTGGTGGTTGGGAATGGCTCCTATGATCTCCGACTTAAGCAAGTCGGCGAGACTTAAGTTTAATCCCCTAGCATTCAAAACAGAAAATATGCGGTATGCCGAGTCCAAGTCAGGCGTAGAGACGACGACTAGAAAGCATCGCGTCATTAAGTATTGAGTAAGCCGTAGACGCTTTGCTTCATCTAGGGGGCGCAGTACTTCTAGAAAATAACGAGCATTCTCTTGGATACGCTGCTGACTGTCTGAAATTTGAGCACTGTCCAACTGCAGTAGATTCTCTAGTCCGAATTCTTCTTGGATATAATCACGAAAAAATCTCTCATCTTTCTCGCGTAGTTTGAGCCGATAACGGGCTGGTATTTGCGCTACTATGTTTTCTGGCTGGTAAAGGTAGTTTTCAAGATTTAGACCGCTTTTGTCTAGTTTCCTAAGAACTGAAAGAAGGATAGTGAGCGTTGTTAAACGTTGCTGTCCATCAACAACATCGGCTTTGGGATCGTCAGATTTAATTAAGACAATGCTCCCCAGAAAATAGGGATTGACGTCTGATACAGAGCATGAAGACCCCTCTAGAAATGCAAGTACATCTGTCAGTAATTCGCTTGCCTGTTCTATGGTCCAAGCATAAGGACGTTGGTAAGGTGGAATAGAAAAGAAAAAGTCGTCGCTAAAAATTTTGAACAACGGTTTTTCAGTCGCATGAATAGCTACAGGCATATGCTTTCTTGATAATCTGCTATCTAGCGAGGCCAGTAGCACTTGTTATCACAGAGCATACCCTAGTCTCTAATCTATTGATGCATTCTTGGCCGTTTGCAGTCGTGAATAGATCTGCAGTGAATTAGTTAAAACCACCGTCTAAACTCTTCATTCTACAAAAGCTACTGCTGAAAACTTTGGCGCAAGTATATTACCGCTTTGATTTGATCTTCCTCAGCCACTTTTAGAAAAGTATAGAGCTGTTATTTTTCTACAGAAGGAAAAGCTGGGCTGCGATCAGTCTCTACATAGACATCAGACTCAAGCTGATAGATACGCCACACCCATCTGTTGAAGCGCCAAAACTCTGGCACACCCACACTGACGTAGAATCGAAAGCTAACCCAAGCGATAGCCAAAGCCACGTACGGTTTTTAGATACTTTGGCTGACCAGGATTCTCCTCTAGCTTTTCACGCAGCCAGCGGATATGTACGTCTACCGTCTTGTTATCACCCATAAAGTCGTAGCCCCAAACCTGATCAATAATCTGGTTACGCGACCAGACGCGCTTAGGCTGGCTGAGGAGTAATTCTAAAATTTTGAATTCTTTTGGCGAAAGACTAACTTCAGTACTACCTAGGAAAACCCGACACTCATCAGTGTGTAAAGCGATATCGGCAAAGCGGAGAATAGATTTTTCGTTGGGTTTGTCCTGGGATTGGCAGCGCCTAAGAAGCGCGCGGCATCGGGCAATTAGCTCCCGGATACCGAAGGGCTTAGTCAGGTAGTCATCTGCGCCAACTTCAAGCCCCAGGACACGGTCGGTCTCAGTGCCTTTTGCACTAAGGATAAGGATAGGGATATCGATGCCTTGGTGTCTGACCAGGCGGCAAAGGTCAAGTCCGTTCATCCCAGGGAGCATCAAGTCTAGAATGATTAAACTGATGTCTGGGGCCACTGGCTGGGGCTTTTCTGCTCCGCTTCGCTCTATACCCCCTAGAATCATCTCTAGCGCTCGCTGACCGTTGTCTGCGACACAAACCTCAAACCCTTCGTCTGCCAAGGAGAGCGCCACTGTCTCGCGGATGAGTTCTTCATCCTCGACAAGTAAAACTTTGCCCAAACCAATTCGAACATCAGTTTGAAGTTGAGGTGAGGTCAGCGCAACCATGGGGTACGTCCTATGTATATTTACGGCTAAAGACTCTAGGCAAATCTTATCAGGTCTGCACAGTAATTTTGGCGATGCTTTCCTGACTTTATACTAACGATGATTAAGTTTGTATTTCCCAATACAAATGCGGGTTGCTATGTGGCCACAAAGTTGACCAACTTGCCAGGTACAACAATCACTTTCTTGATCTCT
It includes:
- a CDS encoding GtrA family protein translates to MRYLQKLQQFPLGRLLQFGIVGFSGVFVDLIVFYLLRTEIGMTRSLSILLSIEAAIINNFFWNDAWTFADIAQQQKGWPARLQRFLKFHSVCLIGAVLQYLLIEGFLLLPFAQQIPALVSQVAVGKWASAADEYVAKVIAITLVTLWNFWLNLRLSWRSRS
- a CDS encoding DUF262 domain-containing protein, with product MPVAIHATEKPLFKIFSDDFFFSIPPYQRPYAWTIEQASELLTDVLAFLEGSSCSVSDVNPYFLGSIVLIKSDDPKADVVDGQQRLTTLTILLSVLRKLDKSGLNLENYLYQPENIVAQIPARYRLKLREKDERFFRDYIQEEFGLENLLQLDSAQISDSQQRIQENARYFLEVLRPLDEAKRLRLTQYLMTRCFLVVVSTPDLDSAYRIFSVLNARGLNLSLADLLKSEIIGAIPNHQQERYTRIWDSEEEDLGREAFQEMFSHIRMIHRKAKLRETALNEFRKYILPNIKPPERFIDDILKPYSDALETIKKANYQGGQETEAVDACLRWLNMIDNFDWIPPGILYISRYKSHSPERLERFFVDLERLAAGLMILRANINTRINRYAELLTSIENDSDLYEDDSPLQLTSAEMTEIADTLNGDLYLMTRIRKYVLLRLDSALAAGTATYQYPIITIEHVLPQNPKENSQWMEWFEGEEREQYVHKIGNLTLLSRRKNAQAQNDDFDQKKERYFSSSAGGANSFVLTTQVLQKTTWTPETIEQRQRESVETLKCLWRL
- a CDS encoding response regulator transcription factor codes for the protein MVALTSPQLQTDVRIGLGKVLLVEDEELIRETVALSLADEGFEVCVADNGQRALEMILGGIERSGAEKPQPVAPDISLIILDLMLPGMNGLDLCRLVRHQGIDIPILILSAKGTETDRVLGLEVGADDYLTKPFGIRELIARCRALLRRCQSQDKPNEKSILRFADIALHTDECRVFLGSTEVSLSPKEFKILELLLSQPKRVWSRNQIIDQVWGYDFMGDNKTVDVHIRWLREKLEENPGQPKYLKTVRGFGYRLG